In a single window of the Myxococcus fulvus genome:
- a CDS encoding potassium/proton antiporter, translated as MPITTEPLPTAFLLAVCGALLALSVLFSRASGRFGIPVALLFLGVGMAAGSDGPGGIDFDNYGFAFRLGTVALVLILFDGGLNTPLAAIHSALKPAAVLATVGVVATAALMGAAAHFIFGFGWTQALLLGAIVSSTDAAAVFSVLRGSGLHLKRRVGTTLELESGLNDPMAVILTTGLTHTLASGKPPGWDLAVEAVVQMVVGAGLGLAMGLGARMLLKRLRLRVAGLYPVMTLALALLSFGLPTLLHGSGFLAVYIVGIALGNETIRYRTGLLRVHDALAWLSQVLMFLVLGLLVYPRNLVEVAWEGLGLGLVLAFLARPLAVFLCLLPFRFPFGEMVYTGWVGLRGAVPIILATFPVLANAPGSRDIFNIVFFIVVVNGLIPGATVPWVTKKLGLAANVPEPPQAVLEIASTQLLKGELSSFYIDKASAVAGERLADLPFPPGSAAMLLVRGQELLAPKGDTVFQPGDHVYVFGHAEDLPLLRLLFGQQEDE; from the coding sequence ATGCCCATCACCACGGAGCCGCTCCCCACCGCGTTCCTGCTCGCCGTCTGCGGCGCGTTGCTGGCGCTCAGCGTGTTGTTCAGCCGGGCGTCCGGCCGCTTCGGCATCCCCGTGGCGCTCTTGTTCCTGGGCGTGGGCATGGCGGCGGGCTCGGACGGCCCGGGCGGCATCGACTTCGACAACTACGGGTTCGCGTTCCGGCTGGGCACGGTGGCGCTGGTGCTCATCCTGTTCGACGGTGGGCTGAACACGCCACTGGCCGCCATCCACTCGGCGCTGAAGCCGGCGGCGGTGCTGGCGACGGTGGGCGTGGTGGCGACGGCGGCGCTGATGGGCGCGGCGGCGCACTTCATCTTCGGCTTCGGGTGGACGCAGGCGTTGCTGCTCGGCGCCATCGTGTCGTCCACGGACGCGGCGGCGGTGTTCTCCGTGCTGCGCGGCAGCGGGCTGCACCTGAAGCGGCGGGTGGGCACGACGCTGGAGCTGGAGTCGGGGTTGAACGACCCGATGGCCGTCATCCTCACCACGGGCCTGACGCACACGCTGGCGAGCGGCAAGCCTCCGGGGTGGGACCTGGCGGTGGAGGCGGTGGTGCAAATGGTGGTGGGCGCGGGGCTGGGGCTCGCGATGGGGTTGGGCGCGAGGATGCTGCTCAAGCGCCTGCGACTGCGCGTGGCGGGGCTGTATCCGGTGATGACGCTGGCCCTGGCGCTGTTGTCCTTCGGCCTGCCCACGCTGCTGCACGGCAGCGGCTTTTTGGCCGTGTACATCGTGGGCATCGCGCTGGGCAACGAGACCATCCGCTACCGCACGGGCCTGCTGCGGGTGCATGACGCGCTGGCGTGGCTGTCGCAGGTGTTGATGTTCCTGGTACTCGGGTTGCTGGTGTATCCGAGAAACCTGGTGGAGGTGGCGTGGGAGGGGCTGGGGTTGGGGTTGGTGCTCGCCTTCCTGGCGCGGCCGCTGGCGGTGTTCCTGTGCCTGCTGCCGTTCAGGTTCCCCTTCGGGGAGATGGTCTACACGGGATGGGTGGGGCTGAGGGGCGCGGTGCCCATCATCCTGGCGACGTTCCCCGTGCTGGCGAACGCGCCGGGCTCGCGGGACATCTTCAACATCGTGTTCTTCATCGTGGTGGTGAACGGGCTCATCCCCGGGGCGACGGTGCCGTGGGTGACGAAGAAGCTGGGGCTGGCGGCCAACGTGCCCGAGCCGCCGCAGGCGGTGCTGGAGATCGCGTCCACGCAGCTGCTCAAGGGGGAGCTGAGCTCGTTCTACATCGACAAGGCGTCGGCGGTGGCGGGCGAGCGGCTGGCGGACCTGCCCTTCCCACCGGGCTCGGCGGCGATGCTGCTGGTGCGCGGGCAGGAGCTGCTCGCGCCCAAGGGCGACACGGTGTTCCAGCCCGGTGACCACGTGTATGTCTTCGGCCACGCGGAGGACCTGCCGCTCTTGCGCCTGCTCTTCGGTCAGCAGGAGGACGAGTAG